One window of Corynebacterium accolens genomic DNA carries:
- a CDS encoding DUF4411 family protein: protein MYVIDTNFLGELTTTYPEDIFPSLWKELEVKLFVPGICFHDEVHEEMKSWGHPRFAWYENLVRPSQRLSPDGEEILAYEAMTRWVSMEREPKYKANAVNIFLDAADSWLVASAYRHNAKIVTNEKPAPDGKARVKIPDVAQHFGVECLDGIDFLRKLNISI, encoded by the coding sequence ATGTACGTCATCGATACGAATTTTCTAGGTGAGTTAACGACTACTTATCCAGAAGACATATTCCCCAGCCTGTGGAAAGAGCTTGAGGTGAAGCTTTTTGTTCCGGGGATTTGCTTCCATGATGAGGTCCACGAAGAAATGAAGAGCTGGGGGCATCCTCGTTTTGCGTGGTATGAAAACCTTGTCCGCCCCAGCCAGCGGTTGTCTCCTGATGGGGAAGAAATCCTAGCCTATGAAGCGATGACACGTTGGGTCAGTATGGAGCGCGAGCCTAAATACAAAGCAAACGCAGTAAATATATTTTTGGATGCTGCAGATTCTTGGTTAGTTGCCTCCGCGTATCGGCATAACGCGAAGATTGTGACCAACGAGAAACCCGCGCCAGATGGAAAAGCACGAGTGAAGATTCCGGATGTAGCACAGCACTTTGGCGTCGAGTGTTTGGATGGTATTGATTTCTTAAGAAAACTTAATATCAGTATTTAG
- a CDS encoding ImmA/IrrE family metallo-endopeptidase, whose product MAPVRVTIQPAVLAWAVSRTGLSQSALLKQFPKIHEWETGEERPTLKQAKDLAKKAHIPFGRLLLDVPTGDGVEVADFRTVRNEQLDTVSPELQEVMFASQSRLDWYAEYARDIGIEPPELFRTATISESATAAASSVRDVLRLTQETPLPGRDKVRELVSLMEDAGILVARNSIAENSTRRALNVEEFRGFTLEEDGYCLVFINTRDTKTAQLFSLAHELAHVVLGKPGISDHSERLETEQWCNQFAAAFLCPGASLGEKFQPTDELAEQVPALSKTYGMSREALLWRLVGLGMVSQEEAIPLAARFRKEQALMKTSRDAKGAPPRHVLIKARVGENFFETVLGAAESGVLPEKQAASLLGTTTYDSFEKLVSAARSSGRKAV is encoded by the coding sequence ATGGCACCTGTACGAGTGACGATTCAACCTGCTGTGCTGGCTTGGGCGGTATCCCGCACAGGGCTCTCACAATCCGCGCTACTCAAGCAATTCCCCAAAATCCATGAATGGGAAACTGGTGAAGAGCGTCCCACTCTAAAACAAGCGAAAGACCTAGCGAAGAAAGCTCATATCCCTTTCGGCAGGCTGCTTCTCGATGTCCCCACAGGCGATGGAGTTGAGGTCGCGGATTTTAGAACCGTGCGCAATGAGCAGCTCGATACCGTCAGCCCAGAGCTGCAGGAAGTCATGTTCGCTTCCCAGAGTCGCCTCGATTGGTACGCCGAATACGCACGGGACATCGGAATTGAGCCGCCGGAGCTTTTCCGTACCGCGACGATTTCTGAGTCTGCAACAGCTGCTGCCAGCAGCGTTCGGGACGTACTCCGCCTCACTCAAGAAACACCTCTTCCCGGGCGTGACAAAGTTCGTGAATTGGTTTCATTGATGGAAGATGCCGGGATACTCGTCGCCCGAAACTCCATTGCCGAAAACTCCACCCGTAGGGCACTTAATGTAGAGGAATTTCGTGGATTCACCCTTGAAGAGGATGGCTACTGCCTAGTTTTCATCAATACCCGCGATACCAAGACGGCTCAGCTTTTCAGTCTTGCGCACGAATTGGCGCACGTTGTGCTTGGCAAACCCGGAATTTCTGATCACTCGGAGCGCCTAGAAACTGAGCAATGGTGTAATCAATTTGCTGCGGCTTTCTTGTGCCCGGGAGCTTCCCTAGGGGAGAAATTCCAGCCCACTGACGAGCTAGCAGAACAGGTTCCCGCACTATCCAAGACATACGGCATGAGCCGCGAAGCATTGTTGTGGCGGCTGGTAGGACTTGGAATGGTCTCACAAGAAGAAGCTATTCCACTTGCGGCACGGTTCCGGAAAGAACAGGCGCTAATGAAGACTTCGCGAGATGCTAAAGGTGCGCCTCCCCGCCATGTCTTGATTAAAGCAAGGGTGGGAGAGAATTTTTTTGAGACAGTATTAGGTGCCGCAGAATCAGGAGTCCTACCTGAAAAACAAGCTGCAAGTCTTCTGGGAACAACAACGTATGATTCCTTTGAAAAGCTTGTGTCGGCTGCACGATCTTCGGGCAGAAAAGCGGTATAA
- a CDS encoding glycosyltransferase family 87 protein yields MSAHSRHQASAPASTVLRWCHHGIGLVFGLVVAIISAGKMNYDDWDALWVAGLLVRDGNRDHLYSINEHDFALPRGDVWLDTIAHSDVTGFPHPYVHAPFLADVMSLVVQVMSFDVSVIVLAIVSGWALVVLIASAWFLWFEEEIPTMTLLFGILLGWVSTAFQSSLILGQTSPLIFAGVAYGLAASRVHPVRAGIALGLVSAVKLTPIVLVLICVAFPRARNTGVVALGTGAIAVLYSIVVSGWNVFTSWWDTLQDIMGSVMVAPVNGSIASQLSTNRVEDDNLLVTIVDDPSTAASIIPPLVTLALVALVIVTAVRSQDPWRITAVGIFTVLTATSSILWDHYVLCAVVPLLGVLARGQNRIIYAVPVLGLFLFPPLAKSDSDLWLPWSSFIALAGFVIALCIAELSRKDALPLRDRRLSFKNAS; encoded by the coding sequence ATGAGTGCGCATTCCCGCCACCAAGCCTCCGCACCCGCATCAACAGTGCTGCGGTGGTGCCACCATGGTATTGGGCTGGTATTTGGCCTAGTGGTTGCCATAATTTCCGCCGGAAAAATGAATTACGATGACTGGGACGCGTTATGGGTAGCGGGATTGCTCGTACGCGATGGAAACCGGGATCACCTCTATAGCATCAATGAACATGATTTCGCACTACCCCGTGGTGATGTGTGGTTAGACACCATCGCCCACTCTGATGTCACAGGGTTCCCACACCCTTATGTTCACGCCCCATTTCTTGCCGATGTCATGAGCTTGGTCGTGCAAGTCATGAGTTTTGATGTCTCCGTGATAGTGCTCGCGATTGTTTCCGGTTGGGCGTTGGTGGTGCTGATAGCCTCCGCCTGGTTCTTGTGGTTTGAAGAAGAGATACCGACCATGACATTGCTTTTCGGCATACTCTTGGGCTGGGTATCGACGGCTTTTCAGTCATCGTTGATCCTTGGGCAGACGAGCCCGTTGATCTTTGCGGGGGTTGCATACGGCCTTGCTGCTTCTCGCGTGCATCCAGTGCGCGCGGGAATTGCACTGGGACTTGTATCTGCGGTGAAGCTAACCCCCATTGTCCTCGTACTCATCTGTGTGGCATTTCCGCGGGCGCGGAACACGGGAGTGGTGGCACTCGGGACAGGCGCCATCGCTGTGCTGTACTCAATCGTTGTTTCTGGCTGGAACGTATTTACCTCTTGGTGGGATACCCTTCAGGACATCATGGGGTCAGTAATGGTCGCTCCTGTGAACGGATCGATTGCCTCCCAGCTCAGCACCAACCGCGTTGAAGATGACAACCTTCTTGTCACCATTGTCGATGATCCTTCAACGGCTGCCAGCATTATTCCGCCACTTGTCACCCTGGCATTGGTTGCACTGGTTATTGTTACCGCTGTGCGGTCACAGGACCCGTGGCGCATTACTGCCGTCGGCATCTTTACGGTGCTTACAGCTACCAGCAGTATCTTGTGGGATCATTACGTCTTGTGTGCCGTAGTGCCACTGCTAGGCGTCCTGGCGCGCGGGCAGAATCGCATCATTTATGCCGTCCCAGTCTTGGGACTCTTCCTATTCCCGCCGCTGGCCAAGTCAGATTCTGATTTGTGGTTGCCGTGGTCCTCGTTCATCGCCTTGGCAGGCTTCGTAATCGCACTATGTATCGCGGAGCTAAGCCGGAAGGACGCCCTGCCCCTGCGGGACCGCCGCCTTTCCTTTAAAAACGCGAGCTAG